Proteins co-encoded in one Arthrobacter alpinus genomic window:
- a CDS encoding Crp/Fnr family transcriptional regulator yields the protein MDIEVLRRAPLFATLDDEAFRLLTDELAEVDLSRGASVFREGDQGDQLYFIVSGKVKLGRTSSDGRESLVAILGPGELFGEMALFDPAPRSTTATAVSETRLAGLKNESLNALLRNRPEVSMQLLQALARRLRRTNDNLSDLVFSDVPGRVAKAILDLADRFGRPATDGILVAHELTQEELAQLVGASRETVNKALAEFVQRGWLRLEARAVVILDVNRLRQRSR from the coding sequence ATGGACATCGAGGTATTGCGCCGGGCACCACTTTTTGCCACGCTCGACGACGAGGCATTCCGCCTTTTGACGGACGAACTGGCAGAGGTTGATCTTTCCCGCGGCGCTTCGGTCTTCCGTGAAGGAGACCAGGGCGACCAGCTCTACTTCATCGTTTCCGGCAAGGTCAAGCTGGGACGCACCTCCTCCGACGGCCGCGAGTCACTCGTTGCCATTCTTGGCCCGGGAGAGCTTTTCGGAGAAATGGCCCTGTTTGATCCGGCACCTCGCAGCACCACCGCGACCGCCGTCTCGGAAACTCGCTTGGCCGGCTTGAAGAACGAATCCCTCAACGCTCTGCTGCGCAACCGCCCCGAGGTGTCCATGCAGCTGCTGCAGGCCCTGGCCCGCCGCCTGCGCCGCACCAATGACAACCTCTCCGATCTGGTCTTCTCAGACGTCCCCGGCCGCGTGGCCAAGGCGATCCTCGATTTGGCCGACCGCTTTGGCCGTCCGGCAACTGACGGTATCCTCGTAGCCCACGAGCTTACGCAGGAAGAACTGGCCCAGCTGGTCGGCGCTTCACGCGAAACCGTCAACAAGGCTTTGGCCGAGTTCGTCCAGCGCGGCTGGCTCCGCCTGGAAGCCCGCGCCGTTGTCATCTTGGACGTCAACCGCCTGCGCCAGCGTTCACGCTAG
- a CDS encoding NUDIX hydrolase, whose protein sequence is MPNSSNNPAGFRPAGKRLFPLTEGQREAAQAWLDFGGRTPGKPRLASSVVLLKDSPAGMKTFLTYRPGGSPLGIVAFPGGTVEPADDDVTDWVGPSPAAWAKSLGTTDIGLAKRHVVAAIREAFEETGVLLAGPDASSLAEGINGPEWMRAREAIAAQEITFASLLERYGLALRTDLLKPLSHWLSPDFAHRRFDTRYFAAVMPVAQEPSLLTSKGVWGRWACASEILAERNSTVLGDEIGQDVTLGRNLGELVVPGVEVILEKIAAARGCIAYLNHKRPINEYQPTLVVGSEDQLNLEVSTAPASEGAACRER, encoded by the coding sequence TTGCCGAATTCCAGTAACAATCCGGCGGGCTTTCGGCCCGCAGGCAAGCGGCTCTTCCCGCTGACTGAGGGTCAGCGGGAAGCCGCGCAGGCGTGGCTGGATTTTGGTGGACGCACACCCGGTAAGCCACGGCTGGCGTCCTCGGTAGTGCTGTTGAAGGACAGCCCGGCCGGCATGAAGACTTTTTTGACGTACCGTCCCGGTGGTTCTCCGCTGGGTATTGTGGCGTTTCCTGGGGGCACAGTTGAACCCGCGGACGACGACGTCACCGACTGGGTGGGCCCCTCACCTGCTGCGTGGGCCAAGAGCCTAGGGACTACGGATATTGGGCTGGCCAAGCGCCACGTTGTGGCTGCCATCAGGGAAGCGTTTGAGGAAACCGGTGTTCTGCTGGCCGGGCCCGATGCATCCTCCCTCGCCGAAGGCATCAATGGCCCCGAATGGATGCGGGCCCGTGAAGCCATTGCGGCGCAGGAGATTACCTTCGCGTCACTGCTGGAACGCTATGGCTTGGCTCTGCGTACGGATTTACTCAAGCCGCTCAGTCACTGGCTGAGCCCGGACTTTGCCCACAGGCGCTTTGATACCCGATACTTTGCGGCCGTTATGCCGGTTGCCCAAGAGCCGTCGTTGTTGACCAGCAAGGGTGTTTGGGGTCGGTGGGCCTGTGCAAGCGAAATCTTGGCGGAACGCAACAGCACCGTGCTGGGCGATGAAATTGGCCAGGACGTCACTCTGGGTCGGAACTTGGGCGAGCTGGTGGTCCCCGGTGTGGAAGTCATCCTGGAAAAGATCGCGGCAGCCCGCGGATGCATCGCATACCTGAACCACAAGCGACCCATCAACGAGTACCAACCAACGCTGGTGGTTGGTAGCGAGGACCAGCTGAACTTGGAAGTATCCACAGCCCCGGCGTCGGAGGGTGCAGCCTGCCGGGAACGGTAG
- a CDS encoding RidA family protein encodes MSLPPVAAPVAAYVPAVISGNHVYTSGQLPFIDGKLPATGKVGAEVSAEDAKSMAATCAINAIAALKSVIGDLDRVTRIVKVVGFVASDPSFTGQPGVINGASELLGEVFGEAGIHARSAVGVSVLPLDSPVEVELIAEFQ; translated from the coding sequence ATGAGCCTGCCGCCCGTAGCTGCACCCGTTGCTGCCTATGTGCCTGCCGTCATCTCGGGTAACCATGTTTACACCTCTGGACAGCTGCCGTTTATTGACGGCAAACTCCCAGCCACGGGAAAAGTTGGTGCCGAGGTTTCAGCTGAGGACGCAAAATCCATGGCCGCAACGTGCGCAATCAACGCCATTGCAGCCCTCAAGAGCGTCATTGGCGATCTGGACCGCGTCACACGAATTGTGAAGGTTGTGGGCTTTGTGGCCTCGGATCCGTCCTTCACCGGACAGCCCGGCGTCATCAACGGGGCCTCCGAGCTTTTGGGTGAAGTATTTGGCGAGGCAGGCATCCACGCACGCTCCGCCGTCGGAGTTTCCGTTCTGCCTTTGGATTCACCTGTTGAGGTTGAGTTGATTGCCGAATTCCAGTAA
- a CDS encoding transglycosylase domain-containing protein, with protein MAAKKHPIFDTATTLGKLVLFLGVSAICGVLVAGLLVPAAALASTTTTSSITLFDELPDEMKVGTPAQSSKILASDGSLLATFYDQNRTEVALKDISPFMKDAIVAVEDARYYDHGGIDTRGLMRAVTAMAQGGGRQGASTITQQFVNNVIIQTYAADGDYDKIKLGGDKGVGEKVREIKLAIAIEKKYSKDEILQGYLNWVLYANGNFGIESAAYNYFGIHAKDLNLPQAALLAGVVNSPQIYDPIANPENSLTRRNLVLDHMLDQGMIDAKQHKEAVASKVALKVQPTRNGCTTAVRAEYFCEYVSNLFVNDAKYGKTPEDRLKVLLQGGLTIKTTLDAKMQDAAQAQFANYAPIENNPDRVGMAIVSVQPKTGKILAMAQNTKLAPKEGQWKTDYNFAVDRLDANGASLGGSGGFDVGSTIKPFTFAEWLNSGHKIDDRVDASVRRYPQSRPWNNSCGATGGYYDSSDPQADQDLQNADGPNGIYYRTLTAREGLYLSLNTATMATAAQMDMCNIQKMMTATGIHMGSDVTKPYNLSSSSSLLGSGEVAPLTMANAFATFASGGLYCTPIALESITNAKGEKLPVPSANCKQTVKPEVAAGVNAVLQQVLQNGSGYQIPLQYPAGAKTGTTNDSQQTWTNGYTRGVATSAWVGMPENKNDSTNNRLIAGQKIPYVDGSTYAGHAWQAYMNQVAGNYDVGAFDPPPASIVSPPAPPPAPAETKSADDNKDSQEKPATENKDKPATDNKDKKKD; from the coding sequence ATGGCAGCAAAAAAACACCCCATTTTCGATACCGCCACAACGCTGGGTAAATTGGTCCTCTTCCTGGGCGTCAGCGCGATTTGTGGCGTCCTGGTGGCAGGACTCCTGGTCCCGGCGGCGGCTCTGGCCAGCACCACAACCACCTCGTCCATCACGCTCTTTGATGAGCTCCCGGACGAGATGAAGGTGGGCACACCGGCCCAGTCGTCAAAGATTCTGGCATCTGACGGTTCCCTCTTGGCTACGTTCTACGACCAGAACCGCACCGAGGTGGCGCTGAAAGATATCTCGCCGTTCATGAAGGACGCCATTGTTGCGGTGGAAGATGCTCGCTATTACGACCATGGCGGCATTGACACCCGTGGCTTGATGCGTGCCGTCACGGCCATGGCTCAGGGCGGTGGACGCCAGGGTGCCTCCACCATCACCCAGCAGTTCGTGAACAACGTGATCATCCAGACCTATGCAGCCGACGGCGACTACGACAAGATTAAGCTTGGCGGTGACAAGGGTGTTGGCGAGAAGGTCCGCGAGATCAAGCTGGCCATTGCCATTGAAAAGAAGTACTCCAAGGATGAGATCCTGCAGGGCTACTTGAACTGGGTGCTCTATGCCAATGGCAACTTCGGCATCGAATCAGCTGCCTACAACTACTTTGGCATTCACGCTAAAGACCTGAACCTGCCGCAAGCTGCCCTGCTGGCCGGTGTAGTCAATAGCCCTCAGATTTATGACCCCATTGCCAATCCCGAGAACTCTCTGACGCGCCGCAACTTGGTGTTGGACCACATGCTGGATCAAGGCATGATCGATGCCAAGCAGCATAAGGAAGCCGTTGCCTCCAAGGTTGCCCTGAAGGTGCAGCCCACACGCAACGGTTGCACCACTGCCGTGCGAGCCGAGTACTTCTGCGAGTACGTCAGCAATCTCTTCGTCAATGATGCCAAGTACGGTAAAACTCCCGAAGATCGCCTCAAGGTCCTTCTGCAGGGCGGTTTGACCATCAAAACCACGCTGGACGCGAAAATGCAGGACGCCGCTCAGGCTCAGTTCGCGAACTACGCCCCGATCGAAAACAACCCTGACAGGGTTGGCATGGCCATTGTGTCCGTCCAGCCGAAGACGGGCAAGATCCTCGCCATGGCGCAGAACACCAAGCTGGCTCCCAAAGAGGGCCAATGGAAAACGGACTACAACTTCGCCGTTGACCGTCTGGATGCCAACGGCGCCTCACTGGGCGGCTCAGGCGGCTTCGACGTGGGTTCAACCATCAAGCCGTTCACCTTTGCCGAATGGCTGAACTCCGGCCACAAGATCGACGACAGGGTGGACGCCTCGGTGCGCCGCTACCCCCAGTCGCGTCCGTGGAACAACAGCTGCGGCGCCACCGGCGGCTATTACGACAGTTCCGACCCCCAAGCTGACCAGGACCTGCAAAATGCGGACGGTCCAAACGGTATTTACTACCGAACGCTTACCGCTAGGGAGGGTCTCTACCTGTCGCTGAACACCGCGACCATGGCCACTGCAGCCCAGATGGACATGTGCAACATCCAGAAGATGATGACAGCTACCGGCATTCACATGGGCAGCGACGTCACCAAGCCCTACAACCTCTCCAGCAGCAGCAGCCTGCTGGGTAGTGGCGAGGTTGCACCGCTGACCATGGCCAATGCCTTCGCCACCTTTGCCTCCGGCGGGCTGTACTGCACGCCCATTGCTTTGGAATCCATCACCAACGCCAAGGGCGAGAAACTCCCGGTTCCGAGCGCCAACTGCAAGCAGACCGTGAAGCCTGAAGTGGCTGCAGGCGTGAATGCCGTGCTCCAGCAGGTGCTGCAAAATGGTTCCGGCTACCAGATCCCGCTGCAGTACCCGGCTGGTGCCAAGACCGGTACCACCAATGATTCTCAGCAGACCTGGACCAACGGTTACACGCGCGGCGTGGCTACGTCTGCTTGGGTGGGCATGCCGGAGAACAAGAATGATTCCACCAACAACCGGCTCATCGCCGGCCAGAAGATCCCGTATGTTGACGGCTCCACCTACGCCGGCCATGCGTGGCAGGCGTATATGAACCAGGTCGCAGGCAATTACGACGTAGGCGCCTTCGATCCGCCGCCAGCCAGCATCGTCTCCCCGCCGGCTCCCCCGCCCGCGCCCGCTGAAACAAAGTCCGCCGATGACAATAAGGACTCCCAGGAGAAGCCTGCCACGGAGAACAAGGACAAGCCGGCCACCGATAATAAAGACAAGAAGAAAGACTAG
- a CDS encoding metallophosphoesterase — protein sequence MPRMRTAPSRFTTVKAAAGLAVAAGVGAVAYGTFIERNWFSIREERLAILPPGSAPFTVLHLSDIHLSLGQHKRTSWLRELASLAPDLVVNTGDNLSHPEAIAPLLDALGPLMEFPGVFVPGSNDYFAPSFRNPLAYFSGPSKLPSENRKKPIALDTEALHTGFGMGGWVNLTNRAQSIPLKGIRFDFSGVDDPHLNRERYAGWPRGAVGQDSAPHVRIAVAHAPYQRVLDHFTADGADLILAGHTHGGQVCVPGYGALVSNCDLPTWRARGLNDWESGGRTTPVNVSAGIGTSRTAPFRFACRPEAVVLTLTAKTLSST from the coding sequence ATGCCTCGTATGCGAACAGCCCCGTCCCGCTTCACCACAGTGAAAGCGGCGGCGGGGCTTGCCGTTGCCGCCGGCGTGGGCGCGGTAGCCTATGGCACCTTCATTGAACGTAATTGGTTTTCCATCCGTGAGGAACGGCTGGCCATCCTGCCGCCTGGTTCGGCTCCGTTCACGGTGTTGCACCTCTCCGACATTCATTTATCCCTTGGGCAGCACAAGCGGACCAGTTGGCTCCGCGAGCTAGCCTCGCTGGCGCCGGATCTGGTGGTCAACACCGGCGATAACCTCAGCCATCCCGAAGCCATTGCTCCGCTTTTGGACGCGCTAGGTCCGCTCATGGAATTCCCCGGAGTGTTTGTTCCGGGCTCCAACGATTACTTTGCGCCCAGCTTCAGGAACCCGTTGGCCTACTTCTCCGGCCCGTCCAAGCTGCCTTCGGAGAACCGGAAGAAACCCATTGCCCTGGACACCGAAGCCCTGCATACCGGGTTTGGCATGGGCGGCTGGGTTAACCTGACCAACCGGGCCCAGTCCATCCCGCTCAAGGGGATCCGATTCGACTTCAGCGGCGTGGATGATCCGCACCTCAACCGGGAACGCTATGCGGGCTGGCCCCGCGGCGCTGTGGGCCAGGACAGCGCCCCGCACGTCAGGATCGCTGTGGCGCACGCCCCGTACCAGCGAGTGCTGGACCATTTCACGGCTGATGGCGCGGATCTGATCCTGGCCGGGCATACCCATGGCGGCCAAGTCTGCGTGCCCGGATACGGTGCACTTGTCAGCAATTGCGATCTGCCCACCTGGCGCGCCAGAGGCCTCAACGATTGGGAGTCCGGAGGACGCACGACGCCGGTCAACGTCTCCGCGGGCATCGGCACCTCCCGCACGGCCCCCTTCCGCTTCGCCTGCCGCCCTGAGGCTGTTGTCCTGACGTTGACGGCGAAAACGCTCAGCAGCACCTGA
- a CDS encoding zinc ribbon domain-containing protein YjdM translates to MSDTLSPCPVCDCEYTYELGELLVCPECAHEWAPSEEGESAAEEESVVKDAVGNVLATGDTVSIVKTMKVKGSPQDLKIGTKVRNIRLITPVNGHDIDAKVDGFGPMKLKSSIVKKV, encoded by the coding sequence ATGAGCGACACACTTTCACCGTGCCCTGTATGCGACTGCGAATACACCTATGAATTGGGTGAACTTTTAGTGTGCCCAGAATGCGCGCACGAATGGGCCCCTTCCGAAGAGGGCGAATCAGCCGCCGAGGAAGAGAGCGTTGTCAAAGACGCTGTAGGCAACGTTTTGGCCACTGGCGATACCGTCAGCATCGTCAAGACCATGAAGGTCAAGGGCAGCCCCCAAGACTTGAAAATCGGCACCAAGGTCCGCAATATTCGTCTGATCACCCCAGTCAACGGCCATGACATCGATGCCAAGGTTGACGGATTCGGGCCCATGAAGCTCAAATCCAGCATCGTCAAAAAGGTTTGA
- a CDS encoding DUF6541 family protein, which produces MTSWIEAVPAFAVALLILAVPGAAVLAALRIRGLIALCLAPAVSVSVLAVSAIVAPLIHLSWGIPVVLLGTAIAAGAAWAARRCIPALNSIEAVSGPRSRVGLTAGIIGALTALAITTLLLILVAPTPEQFTQGYDSVFHLNATAHAVETGNASSFAVSSFILPTIQSSFYPGAWHGLVSLLAIVTGISVPAATNLMWLAVAGLVWPLSGMFLTRVLFGARPLLLVSAGALAAAFPAFPWLLLQYGSAYPNALSNALVPVGIALVLLILRPANHHGLEPAQALTLVILFLPGAITAQPNGVFSVLLVLTPLLAYLIYSWLRAGFGRSRRTGWLRIALLVLAVGAVAGILSVLPQIRSLFSYTSPAFLFFPLALIRNFTHAPAPIWFPALALTALVLVGIRAGFRRPGLRWLPAALVLLTLTYPLSAGTNLTPANIAMAPWWDNPERIAALMPLLAVPLAALGLVRLVDWLGANGRARKLSPTLWQRKGKVAAAASLAVVLAFSNPGLWQMKGQVEIMFEVPPEPNGLAQIDAQELALIHRLGDYTTADDVIANNPYNGSALAMVLAGRHMLFPYSSQGDLNSDLYTLRFWLNRVGSDQDVCAAAKRQGVSYLLDFGTDYIPAFNDPRSLYPGITLAGDSEAFTLVASEGHAKLYKLTTCGGVKL; this is translated from the coding sequence GTGACTTCTTGGATTGAGGCAGTGCCAGCGTTCGCCGTAGCCCTGCTGATTCTTGCCGTGCCCGGAGCCGCTGTCTTGGCGGCGCTTCGGATCCGGGGCCTCATTGCTCTGTGCCTTGCACCGGCGGTCTCCGTCTCAGTGCTGGCCGTTAGTGCCATCGTGGCGCCATTGATCCATCTGAGCTGGGGCATCCCCGTTGTACTTCTGGGAACTGCCATCGCCGCCGGCGCCGCGTGGGCGGCACGCCGTTGTATTCCAGCACTGAACTCCATCGAGGCTGTGTCAGGACCTCGGTCTCGCGTTGGCCTCACGGCCGGAATCATCGGTGCCCTGACTGCGCTGGCGATCACCACTCTGCTGCTGATATTGGTGGCCCCCACCCCCGAGCAGTTCACTCAGGGTTACGATTCCGTGTTCCACCTCAACGCAACAGCCCACGCCGTGGAGACCGGCAATGCATCCTCCTTTGCAGTTTCCAGCTTCATTCTGCCCACCATTCAGTCCTCGTTCTACCCCGGCGCGTGGCACGGCTTGGTGAGCCTGCTGGCTATTGTGACTGGCATTAGCGTCCCTGCGGCGACTAACCTCATGTGGCTGGCTGTGGCCGGGCTTGTCTGGCCGCTCAGCGGCATGTTCCTCACACGAGTGCTCTTCGGTGCGCGCCCTCTGCTGCTGGTCAGTGCAGGCGCGCTGGCCGCAGCCTTCCCCGCCTTCCCTTGGTTGTTGTTGCAGTACGGCTCTGCGTACCCCAACGCACTTTCCAACGCCCTGGTCCCGGTGGGGATCGCTCTAGTATTGCTGATCCTCCGCCCAGCCAACCATCATGGCTTGGAGCCCGCCCAGGCGCTGACCTTGGTGATCTTGTTTCTTCCCGGCGCCATCACGGCCCAGCCCAATGGCGTTTTCAGCGTTCTGCTGGTGCTGACTCCCCTGCTGGCCTACCTCATCTATTCGTGGCTCCGCGCAGGGTTCGGCCGTAGCCGCCGCACCGGCTGGTTGCGCATAGCGCTGTTGGTGCTCGCTGTTGGAGCCGTGGCGGGGATTTTGTCTGTACTGCCGCAAATCCGCAGCCTCTTTTCCTACACGAGTCCGGCCTTCCTCTTCTTCCCGCTGGCACTGATCCGCAACTTCACCCATGCACCAGCACCCATCTGGTTCCCGGCCCTGGCCCTGACCGCCCTGGTCCTGGTAGGCATCCGAGCCGGGTTCCGCCGCCCGGGTCTGCGCTGGCTGCCGGCCGCCTTGGTGTTGTTGACCTTGACCTACCCTCTCTCAGCGGGCACCAACCTCACTCCTGCCAACATTGCGATGGCCCCGTGGTGGGATAACCCGGAACGCATTGCCGCCCTCATGCCTCTGCTGGCCGTGCCACTGGCAGCCTTGGGACTCGTGCGACTCGTGGATTGGCTGGGTGCCAACGGTCGGGCCCGCAAACTTTCGCCTACTCTCTGGCAGCGCAAGGGGAAGGTGGCCGCTGCGGCGAGTCTCGCCGTCGTACTTGCCTTCAGTAATCCTGGGCTATGGCAGATGAAGGGGCAGGTGGAAATCATGTTTGAGGTCCCGCCTGAGCCCAACGGTCTGGCCCAGATTGATGCGCAGGAGCTGGCCCTGATTCACCGACTCGGCGACTACACCACTGCCGATGACGTCATTGCCAACAATCCTTACAACGGGTCGGCGCTGGCCATGGTGCTGGCAGGGCGACACATGCTGTTCCCCTACAGCTCGCAAGGGGATTTGAATTCCGACCTCTACACCTTGCGATTCTGGCTCAACCGAGTTGGCAGTGATCAAGACGTGTGCGCCGCAGCCAAACGCCAGGGCGTGAGCTACCTGCTGGATTTCGGCACCGACTACATTCCAGCCTTCAATGATCCCCGTTCGCTCTATCCCGGCATCACGCTGGCCGGGGATTCAGAGGCCTTCACCCTCGTGGCTAGTGAGGGGCACGCCAAGCTCTACAAACTCACCACATGCGGCGGCGTGAAGCTGTAG
- a CDS encoding helix-turn-helix domain-containing protein has protein sequence MGSSFGDRLKQERLARHLTQAELGGDLYSASYISLLENAHREPTVDIIQQLARQLQLTPSSVADWVGSATAEDSGALRLSLCAQQSWDTRDYLGAATNAKAAAALAQANKDQVTWWNMTFLATNSLLRHGDNCEAIAVLQTLLDHPLTLESDALSLRAHQVMAAAMLAQGCLQESIEHGILAVSIGSGDSAEEFGSYLMALQTLIGSLTEAGRLDEAWIHTMALADAVTDSTPAQMAGEIHWVIGNVAFIRQDIRTGLEHHAKASRLLSPASDLSRWAQFNKATAWVRLMAGVVEPATLQAIERSELAHSVVGATPAETLEVSMLRARWHYLNNELPKALTLLETIEEQKDQLAPHIAGDSALLLGNALQAADRNAEALTAYSNAQARYTQAGALDRAAAAQNFLAQLELSGA, from the coding sequence ATGGGCAGCAGTTTTGGTGACCGGCTCAAGCAGGAGCGGCTGGCACGGCATTTGACGCAGGCCGAACTGGGCGGGGATCTGTACTCCGCCAGCTATATTTCACTGCTGGAAAATGCTCATCGCGAGCCCACTGTGGACATCATCCAGCAGCTGGCGCGGCAACTTCAACTGACGCCCTCCTCCGTTGCGGACTGGGTTGGATCCGCCACTGCGGAGGACAGTGGCGCCCTGCGGCTTTCTCTGTGTGCACAACAGTCGTGGGACACCCGCGATTATTTGGGTGCGGCCACCAATGCGAAGGCTGCCGCCGCGCTGGCCCAAGCCAACAAGGACCAAGTGACGTGGTGGAACATGACGTTCCTGGCGACGAACTCACTTCTGCGGCATGGCGATAACTGCGAGGCAATCGCGGTGCTCCAAACGCTGCTGGATCACCCTCTCACCCTTGAAAGCGACGCACTCTCGCTACGAGCCCATCAGGTCATGGCGGCAGCAATGTTGGCACAGGGCTGCCTGCAGGAATCAATCGAACACGGAATCCTCGCTGTCAGCATCGGTTCCGGTGACAGCGCCGAAGAATTCGGCTCCTACCTCATGGCGCTGCAAACCCTCATTGGTAGCCTCACCGAAGCCGGTCGGCTCGACGAGGCATGGATCCACACCATGGCCCTGGCCGACGCCGTCACCGATTCGACACCGGCGCAGATGGCAGGCGAAATCCACTGGGTCATCGGCAATGTAGCCTTCATCCGTCAGGACATCCGCACCGGGCTCGAACATCACGCCAAGGCCAGCAGGTTGCTCTCACCCGCCTCAGACCTCTCGCGTTGGGCTCAGTTCAACAAGGCAACGGCCTGGGTTCGGCTCATGGCAGGCGTGGTGGAGCCAGCCACGTTGCAGGCCATTGAACGCAGCGAACTGGCCCACTCGGTGGTAGGTGCAACCCCCGCAGAAACCCTTGAGGTGTCCATGCTGCGCGCCCGCTGGCACTATCTCAACAACGAACTGCCTAAAGCATTGACCTTGTTGGAGACGATCGAGGAGCAAAAGGACCAGCTCGCCCCGCACATCGCCGGAGACTCGGCGCTCCTGCTGGGAAATGCTCTGCAAGCGGCCGATCGCAACGCAGAAGCCCTCACCGCCTACTCCAACGCCCAGGCACGGTACACGCAGGCCGGCGCCTTAGACCGAGCAGCCGCGGCGCAAAACTTCCTGGCACAACTGGAACTTTCCGGCGCGTAA
- a CDS encoding phosphoribosylaminoimidazolesuccinocarboxamide synthase, whose amino-acid sequence MTSAIPAAPALPGWTHIYSGKVRDLYQPASTDGPFAGRNDVVLVVASDRISAFDHILSTEIPDKGRILTGLSLWWFEQLNVPNHLLATTVEDGVPAAVAGRAMVCKKLEMFPIECISRGYLTGSGLIEYRASQTVCSLPLPAGLEDGSRLEEAIFTPSAKAEVGEHDENISFAQMVDTVGEHSAEALRTLTLEIYSRAEEIARERGIILADTKVEFGTDPATGVITLGDEVLTPDSSRFWDAELWAPGQAQPSFDKQYVRDWLASPASGWDRASDTPPPALPADVVERTRARYVEAFERLTGTTFV is encoded by the coding sequence ATGACTTCAGCAATTCCCGCTGCCCCCGCCCTGCCCGGCTGGACCCACATTTACTCTGGCAAGGTTCGAGACCTCTACCAGCCGGCCTCCACGGATGGCCCGTTCGCAGGGCGCAATGATGTGGTTCTGGTTGTTGCCAGTGACCGGATCAGCGCCTTTGACCACATTCTCAGCACCGAAATCCCGGACAAGGGCCGCATCTTGACGGGTCTGAGCCTGTGGTGGTTCGAGCAGCTCAACGTGCCCAACCACCTGCTGGCCACCACGGTGGAAGACGGTGTTCCTGCGGCAGTGGCTGGCCGGGCCATGGTCTGCAAGAAGCTGGAGATGTTCCCCATTGAGTGCATTTCCCGCGGATACCTCACCGGTTCAGGATTGATCGAATACCGCGCCTCGCAGACGGTATGCAGCCTGCCGCTGCCCGCCGGCTTGGAGGACGGATCGCGGCTGGAGGAGGCAATCTTCACGCCGTCGGCCAAGGCTGAAGTTGGCGAACACGATGAAAACATCAGCTTTGCGCAGATGGTGGACACTGTGGGCGAGCACTCCGCAGAGGCGCTGCGCACATTGACGTTGGAAATTTACTCACGCGCTGAGGAGATTGCCCGTGAGCGCGGCATCATCTTGGCCGATACCAAAGTAGAGTTCGGCACCGATCCCGCCACAGGTGTCATTACGCTCGGCGATGAGGTTCTCACCCCGGATTCCTCCCGTTTCTGGGATGCGGAGCTCTGGGCACCGGGGCAGGCACAGCCTAGCTTTGACAAGCAGTATGTGCGGGACTGGCTAGCCAGCCCGGCATCCGGCTGGGACCGCGCCTCGGACACTCCGCCGCCGGCGCTGCCCGCCGACGTCGTGGAGCGTACCCGTGCACGGTATGTCGAGGCCTTTGAACGCCTGACGGGAACCACGTTCGTGTAA